In Streptomyces sp. TLI_146, the genomic stretch GTGCCCAACTCGCCGGTCGGGCCAGCCTCATCGACTTCAGCGCCTTCCCCGCCCGCCTCGGGGAACAAGAGCCGTTCAAAGAACTGATCACGTTGATGGAACAAGCCCTCGACCTTGAGAACCACAAGACGGGCAGTCTGCCCCGCCTTGCCTCATATCTTCACGAGCGCACCGGTGGGAAGATCGGCAGCCTCTCGCGCCTGATCCGCCACGCCGCGATCGACGCGATCTGCGACGGCAGCGAACGCATCACCAAAACATCCCTCGAAGCCATCCAGCTCGACCACCTCGCCGAGGAACACTACCGACCCCACACCCGCCACTCCCCACGCCACCCGGGCGGTCACGCCGGTGACAGCGCTACCGCGCCGACACTGAGTACACAGACCGGGACGGCACCCGCGACGTGCACGCAAGCCCCGGCTGCCTTACGGCCCACCAGTGCAACTGCACAGACAAGCCATACCCGCCCAACCAACCTGCACAACACCCGACAATGCCCAGGCCACGACAACAGCGACCCCCACCCAGCTCAGCAACATCCAGGCCCCGAACCGGACTTGAACCCCCGCTCCGAACCAGAAGATCACCCAGCCAAACCGCGAAACCCCACCTCAAAGGACCACTACCTACGCAGACTCACCGCCCCGCGACAGCACCCGTTTCGCAGGATCTCGAAGAGAGAACTGACGCACGCTCAGAAAGCTCGCTCTGGTCGGACCTCCGGCAGCCGAATACTCGCTTCGCTCGTTTCACGCGTCCCCGCGCGAATTGCCCGCCTTCGGCGAGGTGTTATGGAATTGGCCTCCGGCCATTCCATAACCTTGCGCGCCTCCGGCACAAATCTAGACGTGAATTTTGATTGTTAGAGTGGAGGGCTGGGGTTTGGGTTGATGGTTCATCATGTTCCCTTTTTCGGCGCAGAGTTCAGGAGGAACCTCTGATTCCCTTAAAATTGAGGAAACTTGAATTGTATTCCGCGAGAAAAAGTAAATCACGGAACACCAGGAGCGGGCAACAGGGCCCCGAAGGGGCCCTGTTGCCCATGGAAGAGAGTGACGAAGGGAGGCCCCTGGCTCTGTCAGGACATCGAGGAGAGAAGCCAAAAGAGGCGGATACCTCCACCCTCGCTACCAGCCAGTCACCGGCTGTTGCGCTCATCCACACGGCGGCCTCCGGCCGGCGCGCAACTCACGACAACACGCCCCCGATCCCCGAGGCCGACCCACCGCCCCCGCCCTCACACCTGGCCAGCCACAACACACGAGCTGGCCAGCAAGGCACCGTGAACGCTTCTCCGTACTCCAGCTGGCTCCTGGTCTTCGACAACGGTAGGGACGAGCGCTACTACTTCCCCTGGCGCGGCGATCCGCGCCCTCTGGCCGACCTCCTCCAGGGGACATACGGCCTCACCGCCATCGTGAAAATGCATCGAGGAGAAGGAGGCACGTGAAGCCGCGGAGCTGACCCAGCCGAAGGTGCCCGAGGCCCTCGACTGGTCGCCCTCGAAGGTCATCCGCATCGGAAACAGCGACCGGCTCTCTCGACTCCCAGCTTCCTGCAGACGCGGCACGAGCCGACTACGAACGCATCGTGGTCATCACACGCGAGACCCAGGTGCGGGCCAAGGCCTCCCTGCCCCTTAGGCAGCCATCGCTGCGATCTCAACCAGACAGTCGACGCCCGCTGACCGGTAGCCGCCCCGGTGCCTGACCTTCCGCGTATCTCAGGCCATCACCGGCGCCTCCACCCCCACATACCGCGCCACCGACCGAATGATCTTCGAATCCGCCGCCTGTTCCAGCACGTTGGCGCTCCACCCCACCACCCGCGCCGCAGCGAACGTAGGCGTGAACATCTCCCGTGGCAGACCGCACAGTTCCATGACCACCCCCGCGTAGAACTCCACGTTGGTGTGCAACTCACGCCCCGGCTTCAGCTCCGCCAGGATCGCCTCGACCTCGTTGAGGTGCTAGACCTCTACGGTCCGTCCGTGACACCCCAACAGCGCCGCCAGTACCTGTTCGCCAACGCCCTGTACACGAACCTCCTCATCTCCTACCGCATCGGCAACCGCACCAAAGAGGAGTCTTCAAGCACGTCAGCGGCTGCTTCAGGGAGTAGTGGTGCGCCACGCAGCAGCAGCGGGCGAGCCTTGCAGACACCGACCGACGAGGCGGAACTGGGCAAGCTGGTCGACGATCTGCTCCAGCAGTTGGAAGATGCGGACACCGACGAGTGGTGGGTGGTCGGCGAACCGCCTGGCGCCGGCTCCACCTGTGGAAAATACACCTCGTGCCATAACGAACAGGTCAAGCATCCCGTTGTCCCAGGCGCCGCTGAGGTTGACTCAGCCGCCGAGGTTTCTTTGAAGGCACTGCTTCACCAGTGGCGCTAGTATCCGTGAGTCCGACCAAGGCCCAACCAGGCTTATAAAGTTGTCGACCTGATGACCCGTCGACCGCGACGAAATGGAGCACCGTGCCGTACCCCTGGCACCGACTCCGTCTGGAACGATTGGTAACAGATTCGGGGAGCTGCGCCAGAAATCTGGCGCACCCTGTTGAATTTATCGACGTGCCAAAGCAGAAAATCTCAGCCGTATGCCTAGCACAACGTATTTAGCTGTCACACGTACCGAGGAATAGACATCGCCCCCTCCCTGGTCCATTGGTTTCCTAGGCCGGAACCGGAGAGGGGGCGGGAGAGGAGACATCTTCATGTCACCACTGCACCACCTTAGCCGCCGTTCCGAGGAGGCGCGGCTAAGGCCCCAACGAGGCAGTCGACGCCTCGCCAAGGGCATGGCAACAACGAGTGCCGTCTTTGTGTTCGCTCTGACCATCCATCCGCAGTGCGCATCCGCTTCTCCGATCACGCACTCGATCACCACGGCCACGCTCGTCTCCCCGCAGGCCGACCACCACGCTGCAACCGATGACGCCCACAACCTGCCTCACATCACCAGCTCCTTCGTAACCACCACCGTGCCCATGGCGCTTCCGCAGCCGCAGGCTCCCACCTCGTCCTCTCCGGACACGATGTGGGGCATCCCCACACCAGTCTTCGCCGCCACCCTCGGCGCGCTCATCGGCGCAGGAGTCGGCACTGCGACTACAGCACTGCTGTTCCGTCGCGGACGCCGGCACACGCTCACCGACCGCGCCGAGGACCAACGACGCCAAGACTCTCTCCAGCAACGCATCGACGCACGCGATCACTGGAAAGACGAGTACGACGACATCAAGACCGCCACCTCGGGCGTGCTCGCGCTCTGCGTCGACGCCGAGCACCCCTCTGCCAAGGCGACCCCGAGACACAACAGATCACGGACCTCCTCAAGAAGCTCCGCGTCACCATCCGAGAAGTCCGTGGCAAGTGCTCCGCCGAGGTCACAGACAGCCTCACCCAACTCTGCACCTGCCTGACCGACTTCAGGGCGACACTCCTACCCCGCGGGCACTACTCACAGACACGACCACGAACGGCCGTTACAACCTCCTGCACCTCGCCGCGCAGTCCGCGGATCAGGCCCGTGCCGTCATCCAGTTGGAAACCGACGCCCACACAGCCCGGGCCACCGCCGACACCGAATGGGGCACCCCTCCAACTACGTAACACCACCGGCCACACCAGTGCCGGAGAACGAACCGCCAGCCCCGAAGCATCACCACCTTCTGGTCGCGCCGCGGACACAGCGCAGATCTTCAGCACCGTCCTGCGCCCCGCAATCCAGCTTTCACCGGTCACGGCGAACTGCTCGAGCTGCTCGGCCAGAGCCCGCGACCGGCCCCGACCGGCATAACCGCCGGAGGCATGAGAGGTCGGGGGCGTCGGGAAGGCGCAGATTGCCATCGAGTACCTCTACCGGCACCAGCCGGAGTGCGACGCCCTGTGGTGGATGCCAGCCCGCACAAAACGCCGAACCACTCGGTCCGAACAATTATGGAAGCAGCCGCCGACGCGCTGGCGTCTGGACTCGGACACCACTGCGAAGGGCACACCGAGATGATCCCAAAGCCGCCGGAGACCGGGATGACGGCCAACCATCCAGGGACCGCCTGGACAGACAGCCTCGATTCTTCCTAGTGCAGGCCCGGGAATTCCTGCGTGCCGCGCCAGCCCTGGTCGGCGCAGCCGATGGTAGCCACCGCCCGTTCCTGCGGAATGAGGGTCAACGCGTCTTGAGCGGGGTGGGGCGGTGAGGTCGATGACGGCCCACAGGCGGGTTCCGTCGGGGCCTGGTCGGTGCCGCACGCCGCGACCGCGGGGCAGTCGGCCACTGCGGTCAAAGACGGCTCGGTGGGGTGCTGGGGTGTGGTGGCTGAGGACGAGGATGCAGGCGCGGCCGTGTTCGTCGGCCAGGTGCACGCTGATGCGCCGGCCCGCGTCAGCGACCGCTGGAGCGATCAGAGCGGCCACCACCCGCCGCACCGCCGCCTCATGGGGCGATACCCCAGGCATGCAGCTGTTCGACGATGCGGCGCTGGGCGGCGGAGGCGGTCCAGGGGCGGATTCCAGAGGCCAGTTCACACACCGGCGGTTCACCAGCCGCACCCGCGCCCGCGCGCCCTGCAGCACCGGCACGCGGCGGTGCTGGGCTCGGCGGGAACGGAGACGGCGGCTTCTTCGACGGCGTAGAGGTCTTGGGAGGATAGTCCGGGCAGCGCTCCAGCGCCGCATCCGGGGAGGTCTCGAACATGCGTTGCCCCTCCTCGCACACGGCACGAGCCGCTACCGACTCCCGTACAGCCCATGCTACGGGCCAGCCTGGCAGCCCGTCAGCACCATCCAGCGAAGCCGCACGGTCCCTCCAGCTCAATTCGGGTGGCGGTAGGCGGTAGTCCGCTCAGTGATCGACCACCCAGCGTGCATCCGCCGGCCAGTCTCCCGTGCCAACGATCTGCTTCAGGAGCCTGAACGCCTCACCGAGGGGAACCGTGTCCTCATCCGGGTACTCGTCGTCCTGCCCGTTCGCGAGGACGAACCCGCCGCTTGCCCCTGGGCACCGGGGGCCACGGCATGCTCGCCGGGATCACCCTCGTCTTCGCACAGCATCACCATCGCGCGCTCGGTGTTCGTCACGAAGGCCAGTGACCGTCCCGACGAACTGGTCAGCCACGTCTCACACTGTCCGCCGTCGATCCTTGACCGAAGCGCTTCCAGCACCGCCTCGGACGACACAAGGACAGTGCTGTGGTCATTGATCACCCAGGACTCGATCACGAGCACGACGATCTCACGGACGGATCCAGCGACAGTCCCCAGGGGCGGTGCGGACAGAGAGCGGGTCAGTCACGTTCTCAGAGCCTGTCGGCTCACTCCCGCCTGTGCCTGGAGGCTTGGCAGGTGTGCTCGGCCAGTGGCCCCCGGGGGCGGGCGACGAGGGTTCAAAGACATCTCAGCCGCGGCCACGGCAGCGGACAAACCGGCGGCCAGCGACCCGCTACGACGTCGGACGAGTCCTCGCCACCGGCGAGGCATACAGCCGCCCTGCCCACCACAAGAAGGGGACGAAGCCGCGACGAACGGACTGAGCTGCAAGTCAGGTGCCGCAGCCCGATCGTCTCTGGCAGGATCACCCCATGACGTTCTACAGAAAGGCCCATGCCGCGTAGACGGCCTGGGCGTGTCCGCGCCGAGCAGCGGTCGCGGCACCGGCTCACCTATCGACCCTTTATCGCTGGCCTGTCCGCGCCTGCTCTTGCCGAAGTTGCCAGGGTCGAGAGGAGCCGGAACTACCTGTGGCCTGGCGTCACGGCCGAGTCCGCCAGGATCTGGCGAGGGTTCGTGCAGGACCCGTACCGCAACCTCTGGAGTGAGTACGAGGACGGCGGCTGCGGTGTGTGGGAATGCTGCGGCAGCCCCTTCGAAGCACGGGAATTCCTGGAAGCCGTGATACACGGCATGTCCCGGCGCCGAGCTCGCGAACTCCGATTCCTCGTAGACCGACTCGACAACTCGTACTGAGCGAGCTCAGGCAGGACGGTAAACGTCAAGCTCAGTCAGTCCGAGCGAGGTTCATTCCGTGGGGAGGGCGGCCGTCGCTGCTGCGGTCTGCGGCTCCCCGCCTGGTCCCGGATCACTCACAGAGCGTGGGAGGAGGAACTCCTCAACAAGCCTGCGCTGCGCCCCGGTGAGCTGCCCGGCGGCGTGCTTCGTGCGGGTTTTGCACCACCATGGGCCGATCATGATCCGTTCGCCGTCCGCCGCGATCCACTCCCGGGCGCCGGGCGGACGGCCGTTCCGCTCCACGAAGGCCCGCAGCAGCGCCGCGTTGTGTTCGAAGGAGCGGCGGCGACGCGGAACGGCGGAGGGGGACGCGGTCGGGGGTCAGGCCGAGATGGGTAAGAAGGTCGCGCTGGCCGGGGTCGAGGTCGTTCCAGGTGGTGAACTGACGGTGCAGCCAGGATCCGGCCTTTACGCCGTCGAGGAGTGTGTCCCGGCGCAGTGTGGTGGGGTCGTTGCCGGCTTCGATGTGGCGGCGCAGCAGGTGGTATTTGTGGTGCCAGTCCGAGCCGTGGGGCAGCAGCCAGTCGGGGTCGAGGGCGGTGGGCTGGGCGGCGCGGTCGGTGGGCAGGGCGTTGTTGCGGGCGAGGCCGCGTTGGACGACGAGGAACTGGCCGCCGGGGGCGGTGGTGGGGATGGCGAGGTGGCCGTGTTCGGTGTGGAAGGCTTCCAGGACGGTCAGGTTGGCCTGCCAGGCGGCCTCGTGGTCGTCCCAGACCATGCCGAGGTCTTCGAGCTCGGTGGTCCAGTCAGGGTCGAGGGCGCCCTGGTTGTAGGCGGTGCCCGGGCCGGTGATGAAGGCGCCGAGGCGGTAGCCGTAGGCGTCCTCGAAGTCGGTGGGCACGCGCAGGTGGTGGTGTTCCTTGTGGTAGCGGATGGCGGCCGCCAGACCCAGACCGGCACGGCGGGGTTCGGGCAGGATGGCAGCACCGTGGAGGGACCGAACCCCTCCACGCCCGCCCACCGCTGCTTCCCCTTGCTCTAGAGCTGGTGGTACTTGGTCTTCGAGAGGAATGTTCTTGCTCCCCTGAGGACGGCACCGGCAATGCCGAGGGCAGCGGGAATGGCAGCTGGTGCGAGGAACCAGAGGAGGGCCAGGACGCCAGCGACAAGGAGCACCCCTCCCCCGACACCGAGAGCGATCTTCCAGCCATTGCTGCCCGACGAGGTGTCTTCTTCGGCGCACTCGGCGTGATTGTCACTGGTGGTGCCGCACACTCGCAGCTGGCCGGGCGCGGTCTCGCTGGTGACGTTGCGCACGTGGAGGCCGGGGATCTGTGCCCAGTCGGGGTTCCATACCGAGTTGTCCGTGTTCAGAGCCTGCGTGTAGACGTTGTTGTCGGAGTCTGCGATCTCCAGAGTCAGGCTGTTGCCG encodes the following:
- a CDS encoding DUF6082 family protein, with the protein product MTPQQRRQYLFANALYTNLLISYRIGNRTKEESSSTSAAASGSSGAPRSSSGRALQTPTDEAELGKLVDDLLQQLEDADTDEWWVVGEPPGAGSTCGKYTSCHNEQVKHPVVPGAAEVDSAAEVSLKALLHQWR
- a CDS encoding helicase associated domain-containing protein codes for the protein MGGRGGVRSLHGAAILPEPRRAGLGLAAAIRYHKEHHHLRVPTDFEDAYGYRLGAFITGPGTAYNQGALDPDWTTELEDLGMVWDDHEAAWQANLTVLEAFHTEHGHLAIPTTAPGGQFLVVQRGLARNNALPTDRAAQPTALDPDWLLPHGSDWHHKYHLLRRHIEAGNDPTTLRRDTLLDGVKAGSWLHRQFTTWNDLDPGQRDLLTHLGLTPDRVPLRRSASPPLLRTQRGAAAGLRGAERPSARRPGVDRGGRRTDHDRPMVVQNPHEARRRAAHRGAAQAC
- a CDS encoding HEXXH motif-containing putative peptide modification protein — encoded protein: MNASPYSSWLLVFDNGRDERYYFPWRGDPRPLADLLQGTYGLTAIVKMHRGEGGT
- a CDS encoding YtxH domain-containing protein gives rise to the protein MSPLHHLSRRSEEARLRPQRGSRRLAKGMATTSAVFVFALTIHPQCASASPITHSITTATLVSPQADHHAATDDAHNLPHITSSFVTTTVPMALPQPQAPTSSSPDTMWGIPTPVFAATLGALIGAGVGTATTALLFRRGRRHTLTDRAEDQRRQDSLQQRIDARDHWKDEYDDIKTATSGVLALCVDAEHPSAKATPRHNRSRTSSRSSASPSEKSVASAPPRSQTASPNSAPA
- a CDS encoding TniB family NTP-binding protein, whose translation is MVSGQEAVPVSAEPAAVTTWQGFEAFATTAPPAPPTAGAPQRSVDERLAYHSAFVTIRTPAVDALARNVRTLMILGQHQHITARPSLIVTGPATTGKTTALLEVGRVCHLAHTARSPHPGINHTASVPVAYVLVPPAASAKTLAAEFARYLGIPTTIRMTQAQITTAVCTTYAKASVKLVLIDEIHRLNPHTTTGAETADLLKDLTERIGATFVYAGIDVTRSELFSGVRGAQLAGRASLIDFSAFPARLGEQEPFKELITLMEQALDLENHKTGSLPRLASYLHERTGGKIGSLSRLIRHAAIDAICDGSERITKTSLEAIQLDHLAEEHYRPHTRHSPRHPGGHAGDSATAPTLSTQTGTAPATCTQAPAALRPTSATAQTSHTRPTNLHNTRQCPGHDNSDPHPAQQHPGPEPDLNPRSEPEDHPAKPRNPTSKDHYLRRLTAPRQHPFRRISKRELTHAQKARSGRTSGSRILASLVSRVPARIARLRRGVMELASGHSITLRASGTNLDVNFDC